In Erigeron canadensis isolate Cc75 chromosome 1, C_canadensis_v1, whole genome shotgun sequence, a single window of DNA contains:
- the LOC122579835 gene encoding lipid droplet-associated hydrolase isoform X2, which yields MGKTFKGISPRLRRFYALNKWGAFDPVNLLTLLEHLEDWENRKLFSLKEQIDHKINFIQQELQALEVPLIVVGHSIGSYMSLEIFKQIPKKVAYFIALYPFLAVNSESHQQSIIKKISRSRFASRLISAIVALLGLLPVRASAFIAKNSLAKSWSSTAIDALCTSVLKYHTMNNVLYLAMTEFEELYKEPDWDFMRKKHNRIAYLYGDDDHWAPLRMHDEIVKQVPDAIVEVEREGHTHSFCCTMAGSVWVARHVATLINKTIF from the exons atgggaAAGACATTTAAAGGAATTTCACCAAGGTTAAGGAGGTTTTATGCCTTAAACAAATGGGGTGCGTTTGATCCAGTCAACCTTTTGACTCTTTTGGAACATCTAGAA GACTGGGAGAACAGAAAGTTGTTCTCACTGAAGGAACAAATTGATCATAAG ATAAATTTCATTCAGCAGGAACTGCAAGCACTGGAAGTCCCTCTTATAGTG GTGGGGCACTCCATTGGGTCCTACATGTCTTTGGAAATATTTAAACAAATTCCCAAAAAG GTTGCATATTTTATTGCCCTCTATCCATTCTTGGCTGTGAATTCAGAGTCACATCAACAGTCGATTATCAAGAAAATTTCAAG ATCCCGATTTGCATCTAGATTGATCAGTGCGATCGTCGCATTGTTGGGATTGCTACCAGTTAGGGCATCAGCATTTATTGCAAAAAACTCATTGGCGAAATCATGGTCCTCTACTGCTATTGATGCTCTTTGTACAAGTGTTCTTAAG TATCACACAATGAACAATGTGCTTTATTTGGCCATGACCGAGTTTGAAGAG CTATACAAGGAACCGGATTGGGATTTTATGAGGAAAAAGCACAATCGGATTGCATACTTGTATGGTGATGATGATCACTGGGCTCCATTGCGCATGCATGATGAG ATAGTGAAGCAGGTTCCAGATGCTATTGTGGAAGTCGAACGAGAGGGGCACACCCACTCTTTTTGCTGCACCATGGCCGGTTCAGTGTGGGTGGCTCGTCATGTTGCTACCTTGATCAACAAAACCATATTTTGA
- the LOC122586112 gene encoding transcription repressor OFP6-like, giving the protein MPTIKKKLIVNTTAVAVGCGSGCRRIKLSKIFNPKPPPSNRYRKSSHSSHYYYSSGSRHHHHSSAATSWDTTPSTTTTTTTGTTSGSPVDDHDSEVRSLRAVQGFGRIGGNSLAVEKDSDDPYIDFRESMLQMIMEKEIYGQDDLRELLNCFLQLNSPYYHGIIIRAFTEIWNNVLSFKHMHASAAS; this is encoded by the coding sequence atgCCAACCATCAAGAAAAAACTCATAGTAAACACCACCGCGGTCGCCGTCGGCTGCGGCAGCGGCTGCCGGAGAATAAAACTCTCAAAGATCTTCAACCCAAAACCACCACCAAGCAACAGATATAGAAAAAGCAGCCATTCTTCCCATTATTACTACTCCTCCGGcagccgtcaccaccaccactcctCCGCCGCCACGTCATGGGATACAACcccatcaaccaccaccaccacaacaacCGGAACAACGTCAGGTTCTCCGGTAGACGATCATGACTCAGAAGTGAGAAGCTTAAGAGCCGTTCAAGGGTTTGGCCGGATCGGCGGCAACAGCCTGGCCGTGGAGAAAGATTCCGATGACCCGTACATAGATTTCCGGGAGTCAATGTTGCAAATGATAATGGAGAAAGAGATATACGGACAAGATGATTTGAGAGAGCTGTTGAATTGTTTTTTGCAGCTCAACTCTCCGTATTATCATGGAATCATAATCCGGGCCTTCACTGAGATTTGGAATAATGTTTTGTCTTTCAAACACATGCATGCTTCTGCTGCTAGCTAG